The following coding sequences are from one Chloroflexota bacterium window:
- a CDS encoding class II aldolase/adducin family protein: protein MAETSLIEAQKDELARIARRAYERGLVTGTGGNVSVRIPGTAQLLITASGVSLGDMTTDNIITVDLDGNPAEQKGQSRPSMETAFHAAIYRLRPDVGAVIHLHPPHATAYSLRGTELPLVTSSAQGALKLVPCIDYAPAGSTQLRELVIEAVQKYGGLRALLMKKHGILTMGTDLTMAYHLADLVESSAHIAFIASLIPAGMMAVE from the coding sequence ATGGCTGAGACTAGCCTTATTGAAGCACAAAAAGATGAGTTAGCGCGCATCGCACGTCGCGCCTACGAGCGCGGACTAGTTACAGGCACAGGTGGCAATGTCAGTGTACGTATTCCAGGTACGGCTCAGCTTCTCATCACGGCAAGCGGTGTGTCGCTTGGTGATATGACTACCGATAACATCATAACCGTTGATTTGGATGGCAATCCAGCCGAACAAAAAGGTCAATCAAGACCATCAATGGAGACGGCTTTCCACGCGGCGATTTATCGTTTACGACCGGATGTAGGCGCAGTAATCCATCTTCACCCGCCCCATGCGACTGCTTACTCCTTGCGTGGTACTGAACTCCCTTTGGTAACCAGCTCGGCGCAGGGAGCCCTAAAGCTGGTGCCCTGCATTGACTACGCCCCAGCTGGATCTACTCAACTGAGGGAACTGGTCATCGAGGCCGTGCAAAAGTATGGTGGCCTGCGAGCCCTACTTATGAAGAAGCATGGCATCCTCACTATGGGCACCGACCTGACCATGGCCTACCACCTGGCCGACTTAGTCGAGAGTTCAGCCCATATTGCGTTCATCGCCTCTCTGATCCCAGCAGGGATGATGGCTGTGGAGTAG